The nucleotide window GTGTCTGCAGACTGAAGACAGTCTCACCACTGAGCCGACGTCCAGCAGTCTGAGGACTCTGAGGAGGAGCTCCGGAGGAAGAGCGGCCAGACCGAACGCCACCGGCAGAGCCATGGCTGGAGACAGACGACAGCGACATCACTATGACCtcactactttgtttttattattgatcaTTCCTGTAATTGTCTGTATTCATTAGTGACGTCTGTCtttcagccagcagctggtaGCTTCATGAAACGCTCCTCTGGCCTTTATTAAATGATTTGATCAAGTCAGACTGATGCTGGTCGCCAGGAGCCTGAACAAAGACACCATAATCCCATCAGACGTGTGTTGAGGTGAGTCTTTACCTGCTCTGGCTGCAGCGATCAGCGGGTATGCCAGCTGGTCTTTGAAGATTCGGGACAGTTTCTTCAGATCTTTGAACGCTGCAGCGGCGCCGTCTcctgaacaacaacagagacGTGGCATCAGGCTCGTTATTCACAGAAGCTCTCGCGCTAGTGTcgcatcaaccaatcagagctctACCTGGCCACTTGTCGGTCACGTAGCTGGAGGGCTTCAGACACAGCTTGCGGACCGTCTCCACGGTTTGATTCACCTTCAGAACCGCTGCAGAGCGAAGAAGAGGACGAGCATCAAGAGAGAAGGTCTCACAGTGAAAACACTGAGTGGAGTTTAAAGAGCTGACTGAAAGTTTTAAGTAAAGAGTAACAGGACTGAAGTTACCTCTGAGGTGTGGCAGTGTTGAATAAAGCACCAACTCtcgtactcgagtaaaagtgaTATGGTGCtaaatgttactttggtaaaagtgaaagtcgcCCACATGAACGATACTCGAGTAAACgtctttaagtatctgatagtaaatgtacttaagtatcaaaagtacaagaaaaagtcaattaaacataaatgtactattatcagatctgataatcagcaTTTTCAGATTATCAGATtcatgcagcatgtaatctgtgaagtaactagtaactaaagttatcagataaatgtagtggagtaaaaaatacaatatttgactcaagtaaagtacaagtaccttaaaactGCGCTGAAGTAAATGTATTCAGTTACATTTTGTCGCTGagatgtaatggagtagaagtagaaagtaaCAGAAATTTGAAATACTCAAGATAGTACTTCAAAAAAGCACTTAAAGTAGTACCAGCAAttgagtacatgtacttagttacattccattactgAGATgatgtggagaagaagaagtgtaaagtaacagaaattggaaatactccagtaaagtTAAATGACTTTGTCTCATTTTAACTGTGTAACTGTGGTCGTGTTGGATCAGACGGCTGCTGGATCGTTAACGATGACGAACTCACCGTTAATGACGAGCACGGGGCCCATGCACACCGTCACCACCGTCACCAGGCTGTGGTCACACAGAGGGTGGGTGTACTGCAGCTTGTAGACTCCACCCACTGACCTCCACCCTGCAGGCATCTCACTGGTGTTCAGCTCACAGCccggcacagacacacaacacacacactgattcatCCTTTAACTGCACGACTCCATTTTACAAAGTTACTCAGTGAGAGGCCTCCATGTTGTCTGCAGGCTCACCTGAGGGACGAAGCCGGTCTCCAGCATCAGACGGTTCCCGGCCACCACCACGGCTTCGCTGGGACTCGTCACTTGGGCGAAGTGGTAGAGGAGCTCCAGAGCGAGAGGAGCCTGACCCTCCTCTGCCTCGCTGCACAGCATCGGCTCCCAGCTGGAGACCGAAGGTTCACAGTGCAACATGTCGGGGGTCTCCTCAGACTCTGTGAGGGCTGCAGGGCTGCCACTGCCGCCGCTGGGCTGATTAACACAGAGACGTTCAAATACAACAAACCTGTCAGGATCCACCACACTGAACAACAACCGCTTCAATATGTGCCATCAGGGGTGTAGTTATATTTTCACTGACGGCTCTGCCTTTGTTGGTCTGCCACAGCTGGATGATGTTCAAACTCTTCTTTACAAAGACAgcattttacaacaacagctggactTGACTTGACACAGATTGGAGAGCTCAACAAAaagccttcagtgattcaacaataaacaacaaaagagagaaattcagtttgtttctcaaatctgtccagagtgaaccctcttcacaaacaaatcaataaaagatctctgaaaaagacaataaacCAACATGTCCGACGCTGTTAGAGTTTCCTCTTtatcacacaggagaagagtCTGGAAGTGAAGCTGCAGGATAATGCTAAGCTAGCCGCAGgataatgctaagctagctgcaggctaatgctaagctagctgcaggataatgctaagctagctgcaggataatgctaagctagctgcaggataatgctaagctagctgtgacATCTGTGAGAAGCTCTAATCCTGCTTTTGACTTCAATGACTGACATTTAAAGCTCATTGTGATCAATACCTACACTTGGCTTTAGTTTTAGCCTCAGTGGGCTCTCAGGCCTGATGTCACTTCATGCAGCTCTGTCACTTCAGCGATCGGTTTCTGTGACAGGGGGCAGTAATGACACACAGCCATGTTGTTGCCTCTGTTTGCTTCTCCACTGTGGTATCACTACTTTCACTACCCGAGTACTTCTTCCACGACTGCATGTCTTTACCAGACACTTCCCCTCACCTGGTTGGATGTCATGGCAGCAGTCTGTTGgttctgctcctctctctggttCTCCGTGTGGTCGGCGCTGGCGGCTGCAGACTCAGGCAGGATGACACAGATCAGATCTCCGGAGACGATGCCGCAGGACGACAGAGTCTGACCGGCGTCTGACAGAAGCTCTGAGCCGTTCAGAGACAAACTGAACTCTGATTCtgcactgagagagaaacacaagacACCGTTTAACATCAGGGAGATCAAATCTCCTGCCTGCACCGCAACATGTTGGGACATGTGGATGAAAAACTGTATCAGCGTTCTGACCTGAGTCCGTGAGAACACAAAACCTTCTCCTTGATGTGATCTATGAGCTCCTTCAAACTGGGATCTTCTCCCAGTAACTCCACTCTGCTGGTCTGCCGGTTGATCCGAACACGTAGCTTCATGCTGTACATGACAAATAAACGAACAGACTGAGGAACAATAATCAAACAGATCAAACAGCTCCTCCTCATATACTACAACTAAATACAGCACTGGTTTAACTACTAGCTACAGTAtccatcttgtttttatttgtatttatacacatataaaatctgtccacatacttttggacACATTACCTCCTATAACATCTTCACTTGTTTGagttttctgtttgatttttacaaacaaacatgactgaATTGTATTTGGATGTCAAGCAGACCAGCACCAAACCTGACTGACAGATTCCACTaaaatttgatgaaaaatgaatggagtttggtttggaCAGGTACAGATTCCTAAAAGCGAGTATCTGTCAacttttgatgtgttttctcgTGAACTATTGCTTTTACTTAATCTGCCGTTCAACATTTCTTAAGATTTTCTAAAATTATACGCAGCTATAATTATGATAAAagtgaatggagtttggtggaAGGATGTCTGTTTCTACAACATCTTTAAacgtgtgtgtattttttaatgaacCGCTGCTGGTACATGTCAGgagtgtccacatacttttgtccTTATATTATACCTGATACCATCATTCACCTGGACAGaattttgtttgtctttttatcacTATATCTTAAAAACGAGACCGAAGGTTTCACTAAAATGTGGTGAAAAGTTAATGGAGTTTGGTGGGAGGTGCCCTTTCTGAAACAGTCCATCTTTGAAGAGTTGTGTATTTTTATCAACGGAGATTAATCCACTATATTTATCGTATAATTGTCAATTAGTATGTACAACGTCATTAAACAAACCTGCTCTCTTTCTGGATTAAacttaaaatgataaaactaCAAATTTCCATCAAGAAtctccatttttttaaattttctgaTGAGtcattaatgttgttttgtttgagcTGAAACACCACAGTTTTTTAGTAGTTCAGCGCAAAATTCACTCAGATACGTTTATTTTTTTAACgtaaaagttttaaataaaacatcaacacaacatcAGCTCAGTTTTTCCAAATGCATGAAATAATGGAGTTCATGAATAAAACGCGGCTCGTTATTCGAGAAGAAAGTGAACGTTTCGTTTTCGTTTCGGCTCTGAACGTCGCTAACGGCTGATAAGTTGCTGCGCACtgaagctaactagctaactaactagctaactaactagctaactaactagctaacttCTGCTAACTCCGTCAGTTGGCGGACGTGTTTGAACAACGCTGAGAAACGGAGCCGCAGAGGATCACTTACATGAGCGGGTCCAGTTTTTACATCCAGCTGCTTTTGTTTCGTGTCTCTCATCCATCGCACTGATCAACACTGGACCGACACTGGACCGGGACCGGGACCGACGAGCAACGGcgcagagacacagactgcGTCCGgtttcaatattttcaaaataaaactagcGTTAGCTCGTTTGATAagtgaaaaacataattttgctgttttaaaaatatctctgaACCTCATTTTATTAAGttcctgttctgttgtgtttggagTTTAATGAAAGCTTTTCTCAGGGAAATCAATgtatttgattgtttgtttgtttattttatttaaagaaggGACAGtgcacattaattaacatgagcATCAGAGTCTGTCATGTAAATGTGCCAGATTCAGCCATACAGGTTAATTTCCATCTGCAGTCCCTGGCaggttagtttagtttagtttagtttagtttagtttagtttagtttagtttagtttagtttagtttagtttagtttagttcatttcgaacatgtaaataaaaaaaagagaaaaacattatcagacaaaataaaaagacatgCACCAGTCAAAGACAAATCAAGGACTGAAAGAAAAGCGATGATAGACAAGTTGCAGTTCAAAGTACTTTAATGACATAAAAAGGCAAATACGTAAAAGAAGTACTAGATGTTatgaaaatacacattagaCTTTGAAAGAATATAATAAAGTAGACAAGGAAAGAAGGTCTCAGATTATGGTCCATGAGTCCATGTGTCAGCACAtcttatttgttgtttatttatgtctcATTCTTccttgaaaataaagaaaactcgTATCACTTATTTGCTCACTTGTTGGAAAGAGTTAGTTTCTATCTGTGTggtttaaaacaattaaatcatCTGCATCACAAGTGAACCAGCTGCTGATCTGATGAAAGCCACCAGCTCCGGTTAAAAGGCCCAATAAGAACAAACgagaaagaaaatcattaaaaagttttttctcgagattcaaattattttgtcttgttttattgttcatcattttgttttaatgacgACAGTGTGAAGATTTTTAAAGAACGTGCTTTTGTCTTGAAGGCCAACTTCCGGCTCCACCTGCCATGCCtcctttattttcatgaaaccTAATTGACTACAACTACGGCAAGCGAGCAGTGTAACTGTTAGCTAACACTCCTACTCTCGACACAACATGGACGCGTAATGAGCTTTGTGTCCGcagtttctctctgctctccagtTAAACAGTCACACAGGCGACATCTTGTTTCTCCTTGTTGAGATAAAAAACGTTCTGCGTCACGGCAAAATGTGCAACCGCGTTTTGCTGTCAAAACAGCTGCGGGCTTCCGTAGCGCTGTGACTGCTGGCACTTGGCACCAGACAGCCGGTGAAACGCAGCATTCAACtgtgaaatcaaacattttcGGATCACAACGATGAGTCGAAGTTATAACGATGAGCTGCAGTATCTGGACAAGATCGGCAGTAACTGCTGGAGGATTAAAAAGGGCTTTGTTCCCAACATGCAGGTGAGACTCTGGACACATTtcagctagcttgttagctcctGTAGCCGCAGTTAAACACAGTCAGTCGGCACATGTTGGCTACTTTTATAGACTTTAACCAGTTAGGAACTCCCCTCTGACAATAAGACAATTATAGATTAAAGGTTGTCACAAGAATCAACAAAGGATCCCCGGCATCAGCCACAAAGCAAAGTTAAAACTGCTGACGTAGTTATGTGACGTAATTATTCGCTATATAATATAAGCCGAATTAAAGTCCGGATCCTACTGATGtgggaaaaatacaaatatatcaaACTGTAGTCTACGGTTTGTCCACAGAGGCATCCGAAATTACAATTAACTATTTTTCTAATTGAAGTCAGCCCGCTATAGAAGGTTTTGTAAAGGCTGGATGTTTATCATAGAGATTAAAACCATGATaggttttttaacatttaacataatcaaacatttttattaggATCCTGTTAAAGTTGTTATTGCAGGtatgaaaacaataatatatACGTTAAATTAAAGATATGTTGTAATGCAAGTAAATGATACAACATCaaccacatcagacaggacaaAAAAGTGATATTACTGAAATCaggacaaatattaaaatgaagcTCGATGTAGCACCAATAGTAtagatgaaaatgtaatattgtaaTCAGTCAGTAACGAGAGCTGACTGTTTCTTTTATGGCTGTATTAATCTGTAATTTGATAAAACACATGTTAGTTAAGAAATCTGAAACAGTAGAGCCACATGATCATTAAAACTCTTCTTTGTCTCGCAGGTTGAAGGAAACTTCTATGTGAATGAGCCACTGGAGAAACTGATGTTTGAGGAGCTTCGTAACGCCTGTCGTGGAGGAGGTCAGCAGCTGATCACCTCTTCAACCTCTGTAACCTGTTGAAATCATCTCCACAGGTGTTTACGGTGTTAATCTCTTGTATTTCAGGTGTGGGAGGATTCCTGCCGGCCATGAAACAAATCGGGAACGTGGCAGCGCTGCCAGGGATCGTACACGTGAGTATCATGATCACATGTTCTGTACAAACCCTCAGAGAGATTTGTTCGTGTAAACGTGTTGATCATCTGATCCCACAGAGGTCCATCGGGCTCCCGGACGTTCACTCTGGTTATGGATTTGCGATCGGGAACATGGCGGCCTTCGACATGAACGACCCAGATGCTGTGGTGTCTCCAGGTACGTTTCAGAGACAGTGAGCCCCTGGGCACTGACACGCAGAGGGTCCACCACCCCCACAAGACAGGACCACGACACCAAGACTGACACAGATGTTGTTTGTCGTCGTTGTATAAATATTCGAtcatattctgtgtttttcactCTGCAACTCTTTCTGGTCATTGTGCATctctctgttgtcattttctgtctctgtagttgttttgtgtctctttgtggtcattttgcaaacatttttgttcatttaaggTTTGTCTGTTGTTTAGCATCTTTTTGTGCTCATTTGATGCCCCTTTGTGTCGTTGTGTTACAGCTCTTTGTTGTAGCTTTGTGTCTTTGTCGTTTTGCTTCTCTTTGCCGCCatcttgtgtttatttcagtgAACTCTGCAGGTGTAGCACAGCGGTCCCTGAGCAGACTCATTCAGGAATCCATCCATGGTTTTCTGATATTGGTCTTAGAGGTGAATCATCTCTGAAGTGCTGTGTCACGTTTCACTTGTCCTGTAGGCGGCGTTGGTTTTGATATAAACTGCGGCGTCCGTCTGCTGAGGACGAACCTGGACGAGGGCGACGTTCAGCCGGTGAAGGAGCAGCTCGCCCAGTCGCTGTTCGACCACATCCCAGTGGGAGTCGGATCCAAGGGAGTCATCCCGATGGGAGCCAAGTAAGGACGGGTCCAAGGGACTGAGGGCAGAGCTCAACACAGTCCTTCtacacctgttcacctgtgttacctgtgtgtgtgtgtgtgtgtgtgtgtgtgtgtgtgtgtgtgtgtgtgtgtgtgtgtgtgtgtgtgtgttcagggacCTGGAGGAGGCTCTGGAGATGGGGGTGGACTGGTCCCTGAGGGAGGGTTACGCCTGGGCCGAAGACAAAGAGCACTGCGAGGAGTACGGCAGGATGCTGCAGGCCGACCCCAACAAAGTCTCATCCAAGGCCAAGAAGAGAGGCCTGCCGCAGGTATCCCAGCAGCCCCGGGGCTCACACCTTGATGTGCTTCTGTGGATGTTTGCTCGCTGTTAAACTCGGCCTTTAAAGCGACTTTGATATCGGCTAACGTGAAGCTAATTTGTGTgtgatacatttacatttgtgagATATGTAAGTATACGGAGGGTCAGACgtcctgacttcctgtgtgtgtctgcgtgttgAAGCTGGGGACTCTGGGAGCTGGAAACCACTACGCTGAGATCCAGGTGGTGGACGAGATCTACAACGACTACGCTGCCAAAAAGATGGGCATCGACCACAaaggtcaggtgtgtgtgatgatCCACAGCGGCAGCAGAGGCCTCGGACACCAGGTGGCCACAGGTAGGTGGTGCAGCTCGACACACGCCCGGATCACAGGTTTCCATTGACCCAGTCCTGCTTTTTTAGCTCAATTTTGACGACTTTGTCTGGATTCATGTTTGTTAAGCGCATCTTAAAGTGTCCTTACTAAATTCAGCTGTCATACTTctcattttattaatttaacaaagaagAAAGCACCAGGAAcccaaaatacaagaaaaatgGCACAGGCACCTCTAAAAGTGTACAAATCTACactttgaaacattaaaattgaACAGTTTAAGATCCAACACGATATTGTTTCACTATGTTTACtcttaaatacacagaaaaatgtcagaaataacTATGCAAAGTGATTTTTCTCACAAACAGACGCTCTGGTCGCCATGGAGAAGGCGATGAAAAGAGACAAGATCACGGTGAACGACCGTCAGCTGGCGTGCGCTCGCATCACGTCACAGGAAGGACAGGACTACCTGAAGGGGATGGCGGCCGCAGGAAACTACGCCTGGGTCAACCGCTCGTCCATGACCTTCCTCaccagacaggtaaacacacctggAGCCGAAGAGACGACCTGAGGCCGGATTCATCTCAGGAATCAGACCCAGCTGACCGGGAACGAGGAATATCTG belongs to Pagrus major chromosome 14, Pma_NU_1.0 and includes:
- the fbxo7 gene encoding F-box only protein 7, which gives rise to MKLRVRINRQTSRVELLGEDPSLKELIDHIKEKVLCSHGLSAESEFSLSLNGSELLSDAGQTLSSCGIVSGDLICVILPESAAASADHTENQREEQNQQTAAMTSNQPSGGSGSPAALTESEETPDMLHCEPSVSSWEPMLCSEAEEGQAPLALELLYHFAQVTSPSEAVVVAGNRLMLETGFVPQCVCCVSVPGCELNTSEMPAGWRSVGGVYKLQYTHPLCDHSLVTVVTVCMGPVLVINAVLKVNQTVETVRKLCLKPSSYVTDKWPGDGAAAAFKDLKKLSRIFKDQLAYPLIAAARAAMALPVAFGLAALPPELLLRVLRLLDVGSVVRLSSVCRHFNVATADSTLWRHLFRRDFTDSDPSRPRDTDWKELYKRFQKIRCDLRRARHHSLPPFHRHPRDIFHPAPLHPPLPGIIGGEYDQRPNLPHGLFPRPRYDPIGPHRDHDRRPLSDSRRFGPMGGRPADVRRGFI
- the LOC141008621 gene encoding RNA-splicing ligase RtcB homolog, giving the protein MSRSYNDELQYLDKIGSNCWRIKKGFVPNMQVEGNFYVNEPLEKLMFEELRNACRGGGVGGFLPAMKQIGNVAALPGIVHRSIGLPDVHSGYGFAIGNMAAFDMNDPDAVVSPGGVGFDINCGVRLLRTNLDEGDVQPVKEQLAQSLFDHIPVGVGSKGVIPMGAKDLEEALEMGVDWSLREGYAWAEDKEHCEEYGRMLQADPNKVSSKAKKRGLPQLGTLGAGNHYAEIQVVDEIYNDYAAKKMGIDHKGQVCVMIHSGSRGLGHQVATDALVAMEKAMKRDKITVNDRQLACARITSQEGQDYLKGMAAAGNYAWVNRSSMTFLTRQAFSKVFGTTPDDLDMHVIYDVSHNIAKVEEHVVDGKQRTLLVHRKGSTRAFPPHHPLIPVDYQLTGQPVLIGGTMGTCSYVLTGTDQGMTETFGTTCHGAGRALSRAKSRRNLDFQDVLDKLADMGIAIRVASPKLVMEEAPESYKNVTDVVNTCHDAGISRKAIKLRPIAVIKG